Proteins from one Methanolinea sp. genomic window:
- a CDS encoding Rpp14/Pop5 family protein: MRPLPPTLRENKRYVLSRVEPPWAEIDGRSISAAVAEAVASLFGDAGLARIQPAVISAGAGHAIVRCVRSTEGELVAALATVHRVGSQRVALRPVRTSGTLRALRRAVREGAFCPATETGEARFGGRTFPCIRYQIEKVDLFEKGFKSQEPLFLTAEDLEE, from the coding sequence GTGAGGCCCCTGCCCCCGACACTCCGGGAGAACAAGCGGTACGTCCTTTCGCGGGTGGAACCCCCGTGGGCCGAGATCGACGGCCGCAGCATCTCGGCCGCCGTCGCGGAGGCCGTGGCCTCCCTCTTCGGCGATGCGGGGCTGGCACGGATCCAGCCGGCCGTCATCTCCGCGGGCGCGGGCCACGCGATCGTCCGCTGCGTCCGGTCAACGGAGGGGGAGCTCGTCGCTGCCCTCGCGACGGTCCACCGCGTCGGGTCGCAGAGAGTCGCGCTGCGGCCCGTCAGGACGTCCGGGACGCTGCGTGCCCTGCGGAGGGCCGTGCGGGAGGGCGCGTTCTGCCCCGCGACCGAGACCGGGGAAGCCCGCTTCGGGGGCAGGACGTTTCCGTGCATCCGGTACCAGATCGAGAAGGTTGATTTATTTGAAAAAGGATTTAAAAGCCAGGAACCATTGTTTCTCACAGCCGAGGATCTGGAGGAATAA
- a CDS encoding 50S ribosomal protein L15e: MARSMYAFVREAWKRPEETGVGDLLWERMQKWRREGSVVRIERPTRIDRARNLGYKAKQGIVVVRVKVRRGGRRKSRYVRARRSIRMGVNRVTPAKSLQRMAEERASRRYPNMEVLNSYWVGQDGRHKWYEVILVDGHHPAIRSDPHLSWLADPVHRGRAERGKTSAGMKGRGMRRRGRGTEKTRPSIRSHGNIGK, encoded by the coding sequence ATGGCACGTTCGATGTACGCCTTCGTGAGGGAGGCATGGAAGAGGCCCGAGGAGACCGGTGTCGGCGACCTCCTCTGGGAGAGGATGCAGAAGTGGCGGCGCGAGGGGAGCGTGGTCCGGATCGAGAGGCCGACGCGGATCGACAGGGCCCGGAACCTCGGGTACAAGGCAAAGCAGGGCATCGTCGTGGTGAGGGTGAAGGTCCGCCGCGGGGGGAGGCGGAAGTCCCGGTACGTCAGGGCCCGGCGGTCCATAAGGATGGGCGTCAACAGGGTCACGCCCGCAAAGAGCCTCCAGAGGATGGCAGAGGAGAGGGCGTCCCGCAGGTACCCGAACATGGAGGTCCTCAACTCCTACTGGGTCGGGCAGGACGGGCGCCACAAGTGGTACGAGGTCATCCTCGTCGACGGCCACCACCCCGCGATCCGGAGCGATCCGCACCTCTCGTGGCTCGCTGATCCCGTCCACCGGGGCCGCGCGGAACGCGGCAAGACGAGCGCGGGCATGAAGGGCAGGGGCATGCGCAGGCGCGGGCGCGGGACCGAGAAGACCCGGCCGAGCATCCGGTCGCACGGGAATATCGGCAAATAA
- the moaC gene encoding cyclic pyranopterin monophosphate synthase MoaC, whose product MSEFSHVRDGRARMVDIGGKPEVYREAVASGRIVLRPETLRAIREGTVVKGNVLATARVAAVLAVKATPSLVPMCHPIPVSSIEVDFRELPDSLEATVRVRSVGRTGVEMEALTGVAVALLTVWDMVKSAEKDGRGQYPSTRITDIRVLEKVKGGGGGRGEDDRAL is encoded by the coding sequence ATGAGTGAATTCTCGCACGTCCGTGACGGCAGGGCCCGCATGGTGGACATCGGTGGGAAGCCCGAGGTGTACAGGGAGGCAGTGGCATCCGGGAGGATCGTCCTTCGCCCCGAAACTCTCCGCGCGATCCGCGAGGGGACCGTGGTGAAGGGAAACGTCCTCGCGACCGCCCGGGTCGCGGCGGTCCTCGCCGTGAAGGCGACGCCGTCCCTCGTCCCCATGTGCCACCCCATCCCGGTGAGCAGCATCGAGGTGGACTTCCGCGAGCTCCCTGACTCCCTCGAGGCGACCGTGCGCGTCCGCTCGGTCGGCAGGACCGGCGTCGAGATGGAGGCACTCACAGGCGTTGCGGTCGCCCTCCTCACCGTCTGGGACATGGTCAAGTCCGCGGAGAAGGACGGGCGCGGCCAGTACCCCTCCACCCGGATCACGGACATCAGGGTTCTTGAGAAGGTGAAGGGGGGAGGAGGGGGCCGCGGGGAGGACGACCGCGCTCTTTAA
- the psmA gene encoding archaeal proteasome endopeptidase complex subunit alpha — MQPQAYQMGYDRAITVFSPDGRLYQVEYAREAVKRGTTAVGIKCREGVVLIVDKRVSSRLLEPSSIEKIFKIDEHIGVASSGLVGDARALVDRARIECQIHRLTYDEAIDVEALAKKLGDHMQTYTQFGGARPYGTALLIAGVSDGESRLFETDPSGTLLEYKATGIGIGRNAVMKVFEEEYDYDAGISDCIVLGIKALHDATEGKFDVNTVEIGVIERERPLFRKMSKEEVSAFVEKLEK; from the coding sequence TTGCAACCACAGGCATACCAGATGGGCTATGACCGGGCGATCACCGTCTTCAGCCCGGACGGCCGCCTCTACCAGGTCGAATATGCCCGGGAAGCGGTCAAGAGGGGAACGACTGCCGTCGGGATCAAGTGCCGCGAGGGCGTCGTGCTGATCGTGGACAAGCGCGTCAGTTCCCGGCTCCTCGAGCCCTCCTCGATAGAGAAGATATTCAAGATCGACGAGCACATCGGGGTAGCCTCCTCGGGGCTCGTCGGCGACGCGAGGGCGCTCGTCGACCGTGCCCGGATCGAGTGCCAGATCCACCGCCTCACCTACGACGAGGCGATCGACGTGGAAGCCCTCGCGAAGAAGCTGGGCGACCACATGCAGACCTACACGCAGTTCGGGGGTGCGCGGCCGTACGGTACAGCCCTCCTCATCGCGGGCGTGAGCGACGGGGAGAGCAGGCTGTTCGAGACCGACCCGAGCGGGACGCTGCTCGAGTACAAGGCGACGGGGATAGGGATAGGCCGCAACGCCGTCATGAAGGTCTTCGAGGAGGAGTACGACTACGATGCGGGGATCAGCGACTGCATCGTCCTCGGGATCAAGGCGCTCCACGACGCGACGGAGGGCAAGTTCGACGTCAATACCGTGGAGATCGGGGTCATCGAGAGGGAGAGACCCCTGTTTAGGAAGATGAGCAAGGAAGAGGTCTCCGCGTTCGTCGAGAAGCTGGAGAAGTAG
- a CDS encoding nascent polypeptide-associated complex protein has product MLPGGINPRKMKQVMKQLGMQVEPIEDVRRIVISTGKGDYVFDSAEVAVMTMQGITTYQITGSPRFEPAAPEIPEEDVRLVAEQAGVSIEAAREALVQSGGDIAAAIIRLSEHVRTG; this is encoded by the coding sequence ATGCTGCCGGGAGGCATCAACCCGAGGAAGATGAAGCAGGTGATGAAGCAGCTCGGGATGCAGGTCGAGCCGATAGAGGACGTGCGTCGGATCGTGATCTCGACGGGGAAGGGTGACTACGTCTTCGATTCCGCGGAGGTCGCGGTCATGACGATGCAGGGGATCACGACGTACCAGATCACGGGCAGCCCGCGCTTCGAGCCGGCCGCGCCGGAGATCCCCGAGGAGGACGTGAGGCTCGTCGCCGAGCAGGCCGGCGTGAGCATTGAAGCCGCCCGCGAGGCCCTCGTCCAGTCGGGCGGCGACATCGCCGCGGCCATCATCCGGCTCTCGGAGCATGTTCGCACCGGGTGA
- a CDS encoding KEOPS complex subunit Pcc1 has translation MDHEATFRITSRHAEAIFRALAPEFPEDVHPRSRAECTCEDSRTIVLRVRARDISALRASLNMWLRLVSVADEMQAFAPREGGE, from the coding sequence GTGGATCACGAGGCGACGTTCCGGATCACGAGCCGTCACGCGGAGGCGATCTTCAGGGCACTCGCCCCCGAGTTCCCGGAAGATGTGCATCCCCGGTCGCGCGCGGAATGCACGTGCGAGGATTCCCGCACGATCGTGCTGAGGGTCCGCGCGAGGGATATCTCCGCGCTCCGTGCATCCCTCAACATGTGGCTGCGCCTGGTCAGCGTCGCAGACGAGATGCAGGCGTTCGCGCCGCGGGAAGGAGGAGAGTGA
- a CDS encoding RNase P subunit p30 family protein — MRCTDACVYPYPAGDSSLRRMALTARELGFDSIVAAVPAGGNVAGIEVIPLSVHGRGGSCGNRALVAAQATDYAGNRALIQSGHVRIIRGIQSAPRNSFDHVLSRLAAEKGVAVDIDISAIVFERGQARQRAIQRYAEIARFAGKFGFSLTFSSGARSVLGMRSPREMVALGALFGLDREDVRAALGAVSALLFPESPVEVVG; from the coding sequence ATGCGCTGCACGGACGCCTGCGTCTACCCGTATCCCGCCGGGGACTCCTCCCTCCGGAGGATGGCGCTCACGGCCCGCGAACTCGGTTTTGACAGCATCGTCGCGGCCGTGCCCGCGGGGGGGAACGTCGCGGGGATCGAGGTGATCCCGCTCTCGGTGCACGGCCGCGGCGGGAGTTGTGGTAATCGGGCGCTCGTCGCGGCGCAGGCAACCGACTACGCGGGGAACAGGGCGCTCATCCAGTCGGGGCACGTCCGGATCATCCGCGGGATCCAGTCGGCCCCGAGGAACTCCTTCGACCACGTCCTCTCCCGGCTGGCCGCGGAGAAGGGCGTCGCCGTGGACATCGACATCTCGGCCATCGTCTTTGAGCGGGGGCAGGCCCGGCAGCGTGCCATCCAGAGGTACGCCGAGATCGCGCGGTTCGCGGGGAAGTTCGGTTTCTCCCTCACCTTCTCCTCGGGGGCACGGTCGGTCCTCGGGATGAGGTCGCCCCGCGAGATGGTGGCCCTCGGGGCCCTCTTCGGCCTCGACCGCGAGGATGTCCGGGCCGCGCTCGGGGCTGTCTCGGCCCTGCTCTTCCCGGAGAGTCCCGTCGAGGTGGTCGGGTGA
- a CDS encoding prefoldin subunit beta — translation MNTISPKVQNQIAQLQQMQQQMQTIGAQKSQYEITVREAKRAAEELKDVPDENAVFMSVGSVLMQKKKEEVLAKLNEKIETLELRIKSLEKQETLLQGKFEQLQAQVKQALEGRPAPGAA, via the coding sequence ATGAACACCATATCACCAAAGGTCCAGAACCAGATCGCCCAGCTGCAGCAGATGCAGCAGCAGATGCAGACAATCGGGGCGCAGAAGAGCCAGTACGAGATCACGGTCCGGGAGGCGAAGAGGGCAGCCGAGGAACTGAAGGACGTCCCGGACGAGAACGCCGTCTTCATGAGCGTCGGGTCCGTCCTCATGCAGAAGAAGAAGGAGGAAGTCCTCGCGAAGCTGAACGAGAAGATTGAGACCCTCGAGCTCCGGATCAAGTCACTCGAGAAACAGGAGACCCTCCTCCAGGGCAAGTTCGAGCAGCTCCAGGCCCAGGTGAAGCAGGCGCTCGAGGGCAGGCCTGCCCCCGGGGCCGCCTGA
- a CDS encoding 50S ribosomal protein L37ae, producing MSSGQQKAAKGRVTLSAGRFGPRYGRFIRKRVAETEAISRATHPCPRCEVVAVRRVGTGIWACRKCGFKFAGGAYTPQTPALRVALRAIDRTAPGAGE from the coding sequence ATGAGCAGCGGACAGCAGAAGGCGGCGAAGGGAAGGGTCACGCTGAGCGCGGGCCGGTTCGGGCCGCGCTACGGCCGGTTCATCCGGAAGAGGGTCGCAGAGACAGAGGCGATCTCGAGGGCTACCCACCCCTGCCCGCGGTGCGAGGTAGTCGCGGTGAGGAGGGTGGGGACGGGGATATGGGCCTGCCGGAAGTGCGGGTTCAAGTTCGCCGGCGGTGCGTACACCCCGCAGACGCCCGCGCTCCGCGTCGCGCTCCGCGCGATAGACAGGACCGCGCCGGGTGCGGGGGAGTGA
- a CDS encoding NAD(P)H-hydrate dehydratase — protein sequence MTGGERGRGEERVFGPEYREFLETGPVSAGRMRAIDGNARALGVSSLQLMEAAGHALAEFVRSLSREPVLFLCGKGNNGGDGLAAARHLQDLDVSVLYVDGEGRTPECSRQLAALAHCAVRCYPARCPADVTAKRRLFSGAGCIVDAILGTGAIGEPKEPARTMVRLASLSPALKVSADVPTPGFIPDRILAFHRAKVEGSIVAGIGIPLEAEVAVGPGDLSLLPRREPSAHKGAGGKVLVVGGGPYQGAPYLAGLGALRAGADIVRVASPVFEPVPDLIFERIPGEVIGREHLPRLLELAGESDVVVMGCGLGDQSHDVVLALASECEKAVVDADALRRPLPRAGETIYTPHAGEFRRAFGKVPPGDLVRRARVVREAARDGVVLLKGPVDVISDGERVRFNTTGSPVMTVGGTGDVLAGVAGALLCHLPAFEAACIAAYVNGKAGMAAEREMGGGMLPTDLCARIPAALFGGGREHE from the coding sequence ATGACCGGAGGAGAACGCGGAAGAGGGGAGGAGCGGGTGTTCGGCCCCGAGTACCGGGAGTTCCTCGAGACGGGGCCCGTGTCCGCCGGGAGGATGAGGGCTATCGACGGGAACGCGAGGGCGCTCGGCGTGAGCTCCCTCCAGCTTATGGAGGCAGCGGGGCATGCCCTCGCGGAGTTCGTGAGGTCCCTCTCGAGGGAGCCCGTCCTCTTCCTCTGCGGGAAGGGCAACAACGGGGGCGACGGCCTCGCCGCCGCGCGGCACCTCCAGGATCTCGACGTTTCTGTCCTCTACGTCGACGGTGAGGGAAGGACCCCGGAGTGTTCACGGCAGCTTGCCGCCCTCGCGCACTGCGCGGTCAGGTGTTATCCCGCCCGGTGCCCCGCGGACGTCACCGCGAAAAGGAGACTCTTCTCGGGGGCGGGCTGCATCGTGGACGCGATCCTCGGGACCGGGGCGATAGGGGAACCCAAGGAACCCGCGCGGACGATGGTCCGGCTCGCGTCCCTCTCGCCCGCCCTGAAGGTCTCTGCGGACGTCCCGACGCCCGGGTTCATCCCCGACCGGATCCTCGCCTTCCACCGCGCAAAGGTCGAGGGCTCGATCGTCGCGGGGATCGGGATTCCCCTCGAGGCAGAGGTCGCCGTCGGCCCGGGCGACCTTTCGCTCCTCCCGCGCAGGGAGCCTTCCGCCCACAAGGGCGCGGGGGGGAAAGTCCTCGTGGTCGGCGGCGGGCCGTACCAGGGCGCACCCTACCTCGCGGGACTCGGTGCCCTCCGGGCAGGCGCAGACATCGTCCGCGTCGCGTCGCCCGTCTTCGAGCCGGTCCCCGACCTCATCTTCGAGCGCATCCCCGGGGAGGTGATCGGCAGGGAACACCTCCCGCGCCTCCTCGAGCTCGCGGGGGAGTCGGACGTCGTCGTCATGGGGTGCGGCCTAGGGGACCAGAGCCACGACGTCGTGCTCGCGCTCGCGAGTGAATGCGAGAAGGCGGTCGTCGACGCGGACGCACTCCGACGCCCGCTCCCGCGTGCAGGGGAGACGATCTACACGCCGCACGCGGGGGAGTTCCGGAGGGCATTCGGGAAGGTGCCGCCCGGAGACCTTGTCAGGAGGGCGAGGGTCGTCAGGGAGGCTGCGCGGGACGGGGTCGTCCTCCTCAAGGGTCCCGTGGACGTCATCTCCGACGGGGAGCGTGTCCGGTTCAACACGACGGGATCGCCGGTCATGACCGTCGGCGGGACGGGCGACGTCCTCGCCGGGGTCGCGGGCGCACTCCTCTGCCACCTCCCCGCGTTCGAGGCGGCGTGCATCGCGGCGTACGTGAACGGGAAGGCAGGGATGGCGGCGGAGAGGGAGATGGGGGGCGGCATGCTCCCGACGGACCTCTGCGCGCGCATCCCCGCCGCACTCTTCGGGGGAGGAAGAGAGCATGAGTGA
- a CDS encoding methyltransferase domain-containing protein yields the protein MFAPGDRVLLAGEGRTYFVRAGEGSFSTDRGVIDLSLLLSASPGDTITTHTGCAFRVLSPRAPDFFSRAARSGAPMLPKDIGLVVACTGMNRNDRVLDAGTGSGIAAIYFGGIAGFVETWEVRPEFARSAERNIADAKLENVRVVCGDVLDADGTFDVVHLDLPVTPGIVRHAWDLLSPGGYLACFTPFLEQLFTVVDTARGLFSEVTAHECIGREIARGPRGTRPSTRVCHTGYVTVARK from the coding sequence ATGTTCGCACCGGGTGACCGCGTCCTCCTCGCCGGGGAGGGGAGGACGTACTTCGTCCGGGCGGGGGAGGGTTCCTTTTCGACCGACAGGGGCGTCATCGACCTCTCCCTCCTCCTCTCCGCCTCGCCCGGCGATACGATCACCACGCACACGGGGTGCGCATTCCGCGTCCTCTCCCCCCGGGCACCCGACTTCTTCTCTCGCGCTGCCCGGAGCGGGGCGCCCATGCTCCCGAAGGACATCGGCCTCGTCGTCGCGTGCACGGGCATGAACAGGAACGACCGCGTGCTCGACGCGGGGACGGGGAGCGGGATTGCCGCGATCTACTTCGGCGGGATCGCGGGCTTTGTGGAGACCTGGGAGGTCCGCCCGGAGTTCGCGCGGTCCGCCGAGAGGAACATCGCGGACGCGAAGCTTGAGAACGTCCGGGTCGTCTGCGGCGACGTCCTCGACGCGGACGGGACGTTCGACGTCGTCCACCTCGACCTCCCCGTCACTCCCGGGATCGTCCGGCACGCGTGGGACCTCCTTTCCCCCGGCGGGTACCTCGCGTGCTTCACCCCGTTCCTCGAGCAGCTCTTCACCGTCGTTGATACTGCCCGCGGGCTCTTCTCCGAGGTCACGGCGCACGAGTGCATCGGGAGGGAGATCGCGAGGGGCCCGAGGGGGACCCGCCCCTCCACCCGCGTCTGCCACACGGGGTACGTGACGGTCGCGAGGAAGTGA
- a CDS encoding DNA-directed RNA polymerase subunit P: MAASYKCARCKQKVEIEQNVRCPFCGHRILFKERGAAIKDLKAR, from the coding sequence ATGGCAGCGAGCTACAAGTGTGCCCGGTGCAAGCAGAAGGTCGAGATAGAGCAGAACGTCAGGTGTCCCTTCTGCGGGCACCGGATCCTCTTCAAGGAACGCGGCGCGGCGATAAAGGACTTGAAGGCCCGGTGA
- a CDS encoding DHH family phosphoesterase yields MSLLDDAREVAREILAHHEVTVISHIDADGIAGEAILAQALSRAGIPHRSVFVRQLEPLTMTQVPADDSLKVFCDLGAGQQNLLLEKGLSGDEVVIIDHHVSQPCGRDYLQANALHHGHHKMSAAGVAYLVACAMDTANTDLSKLAVVGNVGDMMAREDCGLVGPAREIAVEGAEGGWIEIVPRDLNCYGTSTRPLHVCLAFSDDPYIPGISNNTAGALRFLQRLGIELQTPEKRWRVWEELLPDEKRLVLSALAQQLMACGEPVDRLFSESYLFPGEVERTPLRNAQEFATLLNACGRWMRPSVGGAICRGDRGEAFRQAEHMLMNHRAVIRDLLEYILSRGVKELSHIQYIHLGDRYPDTIVGIGAGMALSRLNPEKPILVMVELPEDPTQTKASMRTTERVVSRGIDLQQAMAIAAAEVGGAGGGHRIAAGAYIPRESEERFVARIDALVGEQLACARQGDR; encoded by the coding sequence ATGAGTCTCCTCGATGACGCCCGCGAGGTCGCGAGGGAGATCCTCGCGCACCACGAGGTGACCGTCATCTCCCACATCGACGCGGACGGGATCGCGGGGGAGGCGATCCTCGCCCAGGCCCTCTCCCGCGCCGGGATCCCCCACAGGTCCGTCTTCGTCCGGCAGCTCGAACCCCTCACCATGACGCAGGTCCCCGCGGACGACAGCCTCAAGGTCTTCTGCGACCTCGGCGCCGGGCAGCAGAACCTCCTCCTCGAGAAGGGTCTCTCAGGGGACGAAGTGGTCATCATCGACCACCACGTGAGCCAGCCGTGCGGGAGGGACTACCTGCAGGCAAACGCGCTCCACCACGGGCACCACAAGATGAGCGCGGCGGGGGTCGCGTACCTCGTCGCGTGCGCGATGGACACGGCGAACACGGACCTCTCGAAACTCGCCGTCGTGGGCAACGTCGGGGACATGATGGCGCGCGAGGACTGCGGGCTCGTCGGTCCCGCCCGCGAGATCGCCGTCGAGGGCGCGGAGGGCGGGTGGATCGAGATCGTCCCCCGCGACCTGAACTGCTACGGGACCTCGACGCGGCCGCTCCACGTCTGCCTCGCGTTCAGCGACGACCCCTACATCCCGGGCATCTCCAACAACACGGCAGGCGCTCTCCGGTTCCTCCAGAGGCTGGGAATCGAGCTCCAGACGCCGGAGAAGAGGTGGCGCGTCTGGGAAGAGCTCCTGCCGGACGAAAAGAGGCTCGTTCTGAGTGCGCTCGCGCAGCAGCTGATGGCCTGCGGCGAACCCGTCGACCGGCTCTTCTCGGAGAGCTACCTCTTCCCCGGCGAGGTGGAGAGGACGCCGCTCCGGAACGCGCAGGAGTTCGCGACGCTCCTCAACGCGTGCGGCCGGTGGATGCGCCCCTCGGTGGGGGGTGCGATCTGCCGCGGGGACAGGGGGGAGGCCTTCCGGCAGGCAGAGCACATGCTCATGAACCACCGCGCGGTCATCCGCGACCTCCTCGAGTACATCCTCTCGCGGGGGGTGAAGGAGCTCTCCCACATCCAGTACATCCACCTCGGCGACAGGTACCCCGACACGATCGTGGGGATAGGGGCGGGGATGGCCCTCTCCCGCCTGAACCCGGAGAAGCCCATCCTCGTCATGGTGGAACTGCCCGAGGACCCGACGCAGACGAAGGCCTCGATGCGCACGACGGAGCGGGTGGTCTCGCGGGGGATCGACCTCCAGCAGGCCATGGCCATCGCCGCGGCGGAGGTCGGGGGCGCGGGGGGAGGGCACAGGATCGCGGCGGGAGCGTACATCCCGAGGGAATCGGAGGAGAGGTTTGTCGCGAGGATCGACGCGCTCGTCGGAGAGCAGCTCGCTTGCGCGCGTCAGGGCGATCGCTGA
- a CDS encoding ribosome assembly factor SBDS has translation MIPLERAVCARLESHGERFEILVDPDLAVKFRQGEDVPLEEMVAALYVFSNASRGTKASEEALQKVFQTTDFSEIAPKIIRKGEIQLTAEQRRQMIESKRRQVIAFIARNAVNPQTGLPHPPQRIEMAMEEARVNIDLYKSVEELVKETVKALRPILPIKFEELRIAVKVPAEFAPRAFGEIQSAATIERDEWQKDGSWICIVRIPAGIQGDFYSLVNRLTKGQGEVKILE, from the coding sequence ATGATACCCCTCGAGAGGGCGGTCTGCGCGAGGCTGGAGAGCCACGGCGAGAGGTTCGAGATCCTCGTCGATCCGGACCTCGCGGTGAAGTTCCGGCAGGGGGAGGACGTTCCGCTCGAGGAGATGGTGGCAGCCCTCTACGTCTTCTCCAACGCGTCGCGGGGGACGAAGGCATCCGAGGAGGCGCTCCAGAAAGTCTTCCAGACGACCGATTTCTCCGAGATCGCGCCGAAGATCATCCGCAAGGGGGAGATCCAGCTCACCGCGGAGCAGAGGAGGCAGATGATCGAGAGCAAGCGCCGCCAGGTCATCGCCTTCATCGCGAGGAATGCCGTGAATCCCCAGACAGGGCTCCCCCACCCTCCCCAGCGGATCGAGATGGCGATGGAGGAGGCGAGGGTCAACATCGACCTCTACAAGAGCGTCGAGGAACTCGTGAAGGAGACCGTGAAGGCCCTGCGCCCCATCCTCCCGATCAAGTTCGAGGAGCTGAGGATCGCGGTGAAGGTCCCCGCCGAGTTCGCGCCCCGCGCGTTTGGGGAGATCCAGTCCGCCGCGACGATCGAGCGGGACGAGTGGCAGAAGGACGGGTCGTGGATCTGCATCGTCCGCATCCCGGCCGGGATACAGGGTGACTTCTACTCGCTCGTCAACAGGCTCACGAAGGGGCAGGGAGAGGTGAAGATCCTCGAATAG